A single window of Camelus ferus isolate YT-003-E chromosome 7, BCGSAC_Cfer_1.0, whole genome shotgun sequence DNA harbors:
- the NOM1 gene encoding nucleolar MIF4G domain-containing protein 1 isoform X4, which yields MAASTSPGALARDGCGGLTARGKRGAGRGQRRRPGGGGEGALKRLKLAVEEFVQATSERETPGGCEGRRAQGRRRPGGRKSRRELRKEKRHLKKARRLQRTAGSAQGPGGGGAGGASGPRAEAGAAGEGGRPPPRRAPLQPEELRPSEAPAKAAPAQAKARGSPGRTKAPLAAAAARKRALLAANEEEDREIRKLERCLGLNKRRKKGDGSSVPLSFARDGLDYILGALESGGNSALYESSSEEEEEGGAGQTLPENDSETDTEDEREAQDVEEEDEREAEAGTQSEEDEDEGKRKSGGAEGTAKKKRRQKRVRFAEDEERSESSSEEADAADQQSLCENGGKYIPPHERRAEETVDAQKKEELERLKKQVKGLINRLSEPNLASISGQLEELYMAHSRKDVSDTLTGVLLSACAPDAAMPSRLVMEHVLLVSILHCTVGIEVGAHFLEAVVRRFTGVYASGREGKECDNLFTVIAHLYNFRVVQSLLIFDILRKLVGTFTEKDIELILLMLKHVGFSLRKDDALSLKELIAETQAKASRAGGEFRDQSRIRFMLETLLALKNNDVRKIPGYDPEPVERLRKLQRALVRGAGSGTETQLRVSWDNILNAEQTGRWWIVGSAWSGAPMIDNSQQKTPQKRPLGTVSAKILELARKQRMNTDVRRNIFCTIMTSEDFLDAFEKLLKLGLKDQQEREIVHVLMDCCLQERTYNPFYAFLAGKLCDYERRFQVAKLEGRPGGWLSPPFNECPESGGPWGQGCVQRMTFQFSIWDKFRDLGNLPATNFSNLVHLVAHLLKAKSLPLSILKVVEFSELDKPRVHFLRKVLYMLLMETEVEDLGLIFARVSDNPALGLLREGLKLFISHFLLKGGQVPGSAEEASVLRERAELTTRSLQGRASLRM from the exons ATGGCGGCGTCCACAAGCCCGGGCGCGTTGGCGCGGGACGGCTGCGGGGGACTCACGGCCCGCGGGAAGCGCGGAGCCGGGCGCGGACAGCGCCGCAGGCctgggggcggcggggagggggctctgaAGCGGCTAAAGCTAGCAGTGGAGGAGTTCGTGCAGGCGACCTCGGAGCGCGAGACCCCCGGCGGCTGCGAGGGCCGCCGGGCTCAGGGACGCAGGCGCCCGGGCGGGAGGAAAAGCCGCAGGGAGCTGAGGAAGGAGAAGCGGCACCTGAAGAAGGCGCGCCGGCTCCAGCGGACGGCCGGTTCCGCGCAGGGCCCGGGGGGCGGCGGAGCCGGGGGAGCGAGCGGCCCCCGGGCAGAGGCGGGGGCGGCGGGAGAGGGCGGCCGGCCGCCCCCACGTCGGGCCCCACTGCAGCCGGAGGAGCTGCGACCCTCTGAGGCCCCGGCCAAGGCCgccccagcccaggccaaggCCAGAGGCTCCCCCGGGAGGACCAAGGCCCCCTTagccgccgccgctgcccggAAACGCGCACTTCTGGCGGCCAACGAGGAGGAGGACCGAGAGATCCGAAAGCTGGAGCGCTGCCTCGGCTTGAACAAGCGCAGAAAGAAGGGCGACGGTAGCTCCGTGCCGCTTAGCTTTGCCCGCGATGGACTCGACTACATCCTGGGAGCCCTGGAGTCTGGGGGAAATAGTGCCTTGTATGAGAGcagcagtgaggaggaggaggaggggggcgcCGGACAGACACTCCCGGAAAATGATTCAGAGACTGACACCGAGGACGAACGGGAGGCGCAGGACGTGGAAGAGGAAGACGAGCGGGAAGCAGAAGCCGGAACGCAGAGCgaggaggacgaggacgaggGAAAGCGAAAAAGCGGAGGAGCGGAAGGGACAGcgaagaagaaaaggaggcaaaAGAGAGTCCGCTTTGCGGAAGATGAGGAGAGGAGTGAAAGTTCCTCGGAGGAGGCTGACGCGGCAGATCAG CAGAGTCTTTGTGAAAATGGTGGAAAGTACATACCACCTCATGAGAGGCGAGCAGAGGAGACAGTGGATGCGCAGAAAAAGGAAGAGCTGGAAAGGCTGAAGAAACAGGTCAAAGGTCTGATTAACAG GTTGAGCGAGCCAAACTTAGCCTCGATAAGCGGGCAGCTGGAGGAGCTGTACATGGCCCACAGCCGGAAGGACGTGAGCGACACTCTGACGGGCGTCCTCCTGAGTGCCTGCGCGCCGGACGCGGCCATGCCCAGCAGGCTGGTGATGGAGCACGTCCTCCTGGTCAGCATTCTTCACTGCACGGTCGGAATCGAG GTCGGCGCCCACTTTCTGGAGGCCGTGGTGAGGCGGTTTACCGGCGTCTATGCGAGCGGCCGGGAGGGGAAGGAGTGCGACAACCTGTTCACCGTCATCGCCCATTTGTACAACTTCCGCGTGGTGCAGTCTCTCCTCATCTTTGACATCTTGAGAAAACTTGTGGGAACTTTCACAGAGAAAGACATCGAGCTGATCCTGTTAATGCTGAAACACGTGGGCTTTTCATTGAGAAAAGACGATGCCTTGTCACTCAAGGAGCTGATCGCCGAGACCCAGGCCAAAGCCAGCCGGGCGGGCGGCGAGTTCCGGGACCAGAGCCGG ATCCGGTTTATGCTGGAGACACTGTTGGCCCTGAAGAACAACGACGTGCGGAAGATTCCGGGCTACGACCCCGAACCTGTGGAGAGGCTGCGGAAGCTGCAGAGAGCACTG GTGCGCGGCGCCGGCTCAGGGACAGAGACTCAGCTCCGTGTCTCCTGGGACAACATCCTGAACGCGGAGCAGACTGGGCGCTGGTGGATCGTGGGGTCGGCCTGGAGCGGCGCCCCGATGATTGACAACAGTCAGCAGAAGACCCCACAGAAGCGGCCCCTGGGGACG GTCAGTGCGAAGATCCTGGAACTTGCCCGGAAGCAGAGGATGAACACTGACGTCAGGAGAAACATATTTTGTACTATAATGACTAGTGAAGACTTTCTGGATGCATTTGAAAAGCTTCTAAA ACTTGGACTTAAGGATCAGCAGGAGAGGGAAATAGTCCACGTCCTCATGGATTGCTGCCTTCAGGAGAGAACGTACAACCCTTTCTATGCGTTCCTGGCCGGCAAGCTGTGTGACTACGAGAGGCGGTTTCAGGTGGCGAAGCTGGAAGGCCGGCCAGGTGGCTGGCTCAGCCCCCCCTTCAACGAGTGCCCCGAGTCAGGAGgcccctggggccagggctgcgTGCAGAGG ATGACTTTCCAGTTCAGCATCTGGGACAAATTTCGGGATTTAGGAAATTTGCCAGCCACTAATTTCTCTAATTTGGTTCATCTGGTGGCCCACTTGTTGAAGGCAAAATCACTGCCACTTTCCATCTTAAAG GTCGTTGAATTCAGTGAATTGGACAAACCCAGAGTCCACTTCTTAAGAAAAGTGTTATATATGCTGTTAATGGAAACAGAGGTTGAAGACCTTGGTTTAATTTTTGCAAG GGTGTCGGACAACCCCGCGCTGGGCCTGTTGCGGGAGGGCCTGAAGCTTTTCATCAGCCACTTCCTGCTGAAGGGCGGCCAGGTTCCCGGGAGCGCCGAGGAGGCCAGTGTGCTCAGGGAGAGAGCTGAGCTCACCACCAGATCTCTGCAGGGAAGGGCTTCCCTGAGGATGTAG
- the NOM1 gene encoding nucleolar MIF4G domain-containing protein 1 isoform X3: MAASTSPGALARDGCGGLTARGKRGAGRGQRRRPGGGGEGALKRLKLAVEEFVQATSERETPGGCEGRRAQGRRRPGGRKSRRELRKEKRHLKKARRLQRTAGSAQGPGGGGAGGASGPRAEAGAAGEGGRPPPRRAPLQPEELRPSEAPAKAAPAQAKARGSPGRTKAPLAAAAARKRALLAANEEEDREIRKLERCLGLNKRRKKGDGSSVPLSFARDGLDYILGALESGGNSALYESSSEEEEEGGAGQTLPENDSETDTEDEREAQDVEEEDEREAEAGTQSEEDEDEGKRKSGGAEGTAKKKRRQKRVRFAEDEERSESSSEEADAADQQSLCENGGKYIPPHERRAEETVDAQKKEELERLKKQVKGLINRLSEPNLASISGQLEELYMAHSRKDVSDTLTGVLLSACAPDAAMPSRLVMEHVLLVSILHCTVGIEVPSSGFFSHLLVAAWRWCARLPAALLPAGSRPHHDLSCPPSQLCPRLQQLGLQVGAHFLEAVVRRFTGVYASGREGKECDNLFTVIAHLYNFRVVQSLLIFDILRKLVGTFTEKDIELILLMLKHVGFSLRKDDALSLKELIAETQAKASRAGGEFRDQSRIRFMLETLLALKNNDVRKIPGYDPEPVERLRKLQRALVRGAGSGTETQLRVSWDNILNAEQTGRWWIVGSAWSGAPMIDNSQQKTPQKRPLGTVSAKILELARKQRMNTDVRRNIFCTIMTSEDFLDAFEKLLKLGLKDQQEREIVHVLMDCCLQERTYNPFYAFLAGKLCDYERRFQVAKLEGRPGGWLSPPFNECPESGGPWGQGCVQRMTFQFSIWDKFRDLGNLPATNFSNLVHLVAHLLKAKSLPLSILKVVEFSELDKPRVHFLRKVLYMLLMETEVEDLGLIFARVSDNPALGLLREGLKLFISHFLLKGGQVPGSAEEASVLRERAELTTRSLQGRASLRM, encoded by the exons ATGGCGGCGTCCACAAGCCCGGGCGCGTTGGCGCGGGACGGCTGCGGGGGACTCACGGCCCGCGGGAAGCGCGGAGCCGGGCGCGGACAGCGCCGCAGGCctgggggcggcggggagggggctctgaAGCGGCTAAAGCTAGCAGTGGAGGAGTTCGTGCAGGCGACCTCGGAGCGCGAGACCCCCGGCGGCTGCGAGGGCCGCCGGGCTCAGGGACGCAGGCGCCCGGGCGGGAGGAAAAGCCGCAGGGAGCTGAGGAAGGAGAAGCGGCACCTGAAGAAGGCGCGCCGGCTCCAGCGGACGGCCGGTTCCGCGCAGGGCCCGGGGGGCGGCGGAGCCGGGGGAGCGAGCGGCCCCCGGGCAGAGGCGGGGGCGGCGGGAGAGGGCGGCCGGCCGCCCCCACGTCGGGCCCCACTGCAGCCGGAGGAGCTGCGACCCTCTGAGGCCCCGGCCAAGGCCgccccagcccaggccaaggCCAGAGGCTCCCCCGGGAGGACCAAGGCCCCCTTagccgccgccgctgcccggAAACGCGCACTTCTGGCGGCCAACGAGGAGGAGGACCGAGAGATCCGAAAGCTGGAGCGCTGCCTCGGCTTGAACAAGCGCAGAAAGAAGGGCGACGGTAGCTCCGTGCCGCTTAGCTTTGCCCGCGATGGACTCGACTACATCCTGGGAGCCCTGGAGTCTGGGGGAAATAGTGCCTTGTATGAGAGcagcagtgaggaggaggaggaggggggcgcCGGACAGACACTCCCGGAAAATGATTCAGAGACTGACACCGAGGACGAACGGGAGGCGCAGGACGTGGAAGAGGAAGACGAGCGGGAAGCAGAAGCCGGAACGCAGAGCgaggaggacgaggacgaggGAAAGCGAAAAAGCGGAGGAGCGGAAGGGACAGcgaagaagaaaaggaggcaaaAGAGAGTCCGCTTTGCGGAAGATGAGGAGAGGAGTGAAAGTTCCTCGGAGGAGGCTGACGCGGCAGATCAG CAGAGTCTTTGTGAAAATGGTGGAAAGTACATACCACCTCATGAGAGGCGAGCAGAGGAGACAGTGGATGCGCAGAAAAAGGAAGAGCTGGAAAGGCTGAAGAAACAGGTCAAAGGTCTGATTAACAG GTTGAGCGAGCCAAACTTAGCCTCGATAAGCGGGCAGCTGGAGGAGCTGTACATGGCCCACAGCCGGAAGGACGTGAGCGACACTCTGACGGGCGTCCTCCTGAGTGCCTGCGCGCCGGACGCGGCCATGCCCAGCAGGCTGGTGATGGAGCACGTCCTCCTGGTCAGCATTCTTCACTGCACGGTCGGAATCGAG GTGCCTTCCTCTGGATTCTTCTCGCATTTACTTGTGGCAGCGTGGCGGTGGTGTGCGCGTCTTCCCGCTGCTCTCCTGCCCGCTGGGTCTCGCCCTCACCACGATCTCAGCTGCCCGCCCAGCCAGCTGTGCCCGCGGCTCCAGCAGCTCGGTCTTCAG GTCGGCGCCCACTTTCTGGAGGCCGTGGTGAGGCGGTTTACCGGCGTCTATGCGAGCGGCCGGGAGGGGAAGGAGTGCGACAACCTGTTCACCGTCATCGCCCATTTGTACAACTTCCGCGTGGTGCAGTCTCTCCTCATCTTTGACATCTTGAGAAAACTTGTGGGAACTTTCACAGAGAAAGACATCGAGCTGATCCTGTTAATGCTGAAACACGTGGGCTTTTCATTGAGAAAAGACGATGCCTTGTCACTCAAGGAGCTGATCGCCGAGACCCAGGCCAAAGCCAGCCGGGCGGGCGGCGAGTTCCGGGACCAGAGCCGG ATCCGGTTTATGCTGGAGACACTGTTGGCCCTGAAGAACAACGACGTGCGGAAGATTCCGGGCTACGACCCCGAACCTGTGGAGAGGCTGCGGAAGCTGCAGAGAGCACTG GTGCGCGGCGCCGGCTCAGGGACAGAGACTCAGCTCCGTGTCTCCTGGGACAACATCCTGAACGCGGAGCAGACTGGGCGCTGGTGGATCGTGGGGTCGGCCTGGAGCGGCGCCCCGATGATTGACAACAGTCAGCAGAAGACCCCACAGAAGCGGCCCCTGGGGACG GTCAGTGCGAAGATCCTGGAACTTGCCCGGAAGCAGAGGATGAACACTGACGTCAGGAGAAACATATTTTGTACTATAATGACTAGTGAAGACTTTCTGGATGCATTTGAAAAGCTTCTAAA ACTTGGACTTAAGGATCAGCAGGAGAGGGAAATAGTCCACGTCCTCATGGATTGCTGCCTTCAGGAGAGAACGTACAACCCTTTCTATGCGTTCCTGGCCGGCAAGCTGTGTGACTACGAGAGGCGGTTTCAGGTGGCGAAGCTGGAAGGCCGGCCAGGTGGCTGGCTCAGCCCCCCCTTCAACGAGTGCCCCGAGTCAGGAGgcccctggggccagggctgcgTGCAGAGG ATGACTTTCCAGTTCAGCATCTGGGACAAATTTCGGGATTTAGGAAATTTGCCAGCCACTAATTTCTCTAATTTGGTTCATCTGGTGGCCCACTTGTTGAAGGCAAAATCACTGCCACTTTCCATCTTAAAG GTCGTTGAATTCAGTGAATTGGACAAACCCAGAGTCCACTTCTTAAGAAAAGTGTTATATATGCTGTTAATGGAAACAGAGGTTGAAGACCTTGGTTTAATTTTTGCAAG GGTGTCGGACAACCCCGCGCTGGGCCTGTTGCGGGAGGGCCTGAAGCTTTTCATCAGCCACTTCCTGCTGAAGGGCGGCCAGGTTCCCGGGAGCGCCGAGGAGGCCAGTGTGCTCAGGGAGAGAGCTGAGCTCACCACCAGATCTCTGCAGGGAAGGGCTTCCCTGAGGATGTAG
- the NOM1 gene encoding nucleolar MIF4G domain-containing protein 1 isoform X6, protein MAASTSPGALARDGCGGLTARGKRGAGRGQRRRPGGGGEGALKRLKLAVEEFVQATSERETPGGCEGRRAQGRRRPGGRKSRRELRKEKRHLKKARRLQRTAGSAQGPGGGGAGGASGPRAEAGAAGEGGRPPPRRAPLQPEELRPSEAPAKAAPAQAKARGSPGRTKAPLAAAAARKRALLAANEEEDREIRKLERCLGLNKRRKKGDGSSVPLSFARDGLDYILGALESGGNSALYESSSEEEEEGGAGQTLPENDSETDTEDEREAQDVEEEDEREAEAGTQSEEDEDEGKRKSGGAEGTAKKKRRQKRVRFAEDEERSESSSEEADAADQSLCENGGKYIPPHERRAEETVDAQKKEELERLKKQVKGLINRLSEPNLASISGQLEELYMAHSRKDVSDTLTGVLLSACAPDAAMPSRLVMEHVLLVSILHCTVGIEVGAHFLEAVVRRFTGVYASGREGKECDNLFTVIAHLYNFRVVQSLLIFDILRKLVGTFTEKDIELILLMLKHVGFSLRKDDALSLKELIAETQAKASRAGGEFRDQSRIRFMLETLLALKNNDVRKIPGYDPEPVERLRKLQRALVRGAGSGTETQLRVSWDNILNAEQTGRWWIVGSAWSGAPMIDNSQQKTPQKRPLGTVSAKILELARKQRMNTDVRRNIFCTIMTSEDFLDAFEKLLKLGLKDQQEREIVHVLMDCCLQERTYNPFYAFLAGKLCDYERRFQMTFQFSIWDKFRDLGNLPATNFSNLVHLVAHLLKAKSLPLSILKVVEFSELDKPRVHFLRKVLYMLLMETEVEDLGLIFARVSDNPALGLLREGLKLFISHFLLKGGQVPGSAEEASVLRERAELTTRSLQGRASLRM, encoded by the exons ATGGCGGCGTCCACAAGCCCGGGCGCGTTGGCGCGGGACGGCTGCGGGGGACTCACGGCCCGCGGGAAGCGCGGAGCCGGGCGCGGACAGCGCCGCAGGCctgggggcggcggggagggggctctgaAGCGGCTAAAGCTAGCAGTGGAGGAGTTCGTGCAGGCGACCTCGGAGCGCGAGACCCCCGGCGGCTGCGAGGGCCGCCGGGCTCAGGGACGCAGGCGCCCGGGCGGGAGGAAAAGCCGCAGGGAGCTGAGGAAGGAGAAGCGGCACCTGAAGAAGGCGCGCCGGCTCCAGCGGACGGCCGGTTCCGCGCAGGGCCCGGGGGGCGGCGGAGCCGGGGGAGCGAGCGGCCCCCGGGCAGAGGCGGGGGCGGCGGGAGAGGGCGGCCGGCCGCCCCCACGTCGGGCCCCACTGCAGCCGGAGGAGCTGCGACCCTCTGAGGCCCCGGCCAAGGCCgccccagcccaggccaaggCCAGAGGCTCCCCCGGGAGGACCAAGGCCCCCTTagccgccgccgctgcccggAAACGCGCACTTCTGGCGGCCAACGAGGAGGAGGACCGAGAGATCCGAAAGCTGGAGCGCTGCCTCGGCTTGAACAAGCGCAGAAAGAAGGGCGACGGTAGCTCCGTGCCGCTTAGCTTTGCCCGCGATGGACTCGACTACATCCTGGGAGCCCTGGAGTCTGGGGGAAATAGTGCCTTGTATGAGAGcagcagtgaggaggaggaggaggggggcgcCGGACAGACACTCCCGGAAAATGATTCAGAGACTGACACCGAGGACGAACGGGAGGCGCAGGACGTGGAAGAGGAAGACGAGCGGGAAGCAGAAGCCGGAACGCAGAGCgaggaggacgaggacgaggGAAAGCGAAAAAGCGGAGGAGCGGAAGGGACAGcgaagaagaaaaggaggcaaaAGAGAGTCCGCTTTGCGGAAGATGAGGAGAGGAGTGAAAGTTCCTCGGAGGAGGCTGACGCGGCAGATCAG AGTCTTTGTGAAAATGGTGGAAAGTACATACCACCTCATGAGAGGCGAGCAGAGGAGACAGTGGATGCGCAGAAAAAGGAAGAGCTGGAAAGGCTGAAGAAACAGGTCAAAGGTCTGATTAACAG GTTGAGCGAGCCAAACTTAGCCTCGATAAGCGGGCAGCTGGAGGAGCTGTACATGGCCCACAGCCGGAAGGACGTGAGCGACACTCTGACGGGCGTCCTCCTGAGTGCCTGCGCGCCGGACGCGGCCATGCCCAGCAGGCTGGTGATGGAGCACGTCCTCCTGGTCAGCATTCTTCACTGCACGGTCGGAATCGAG GTCGGCGCCCACTTTCTGGAGGCCGTGGTGAGGCGGTTTACCGGCGTCTATGCGAGCGGCCGGGAGGGGAAGGAGTGCGACAACCTGTTCACCGTCATCGCCCATTTGTACAACTTCCGCGTGGTGCAGTCTCTCCTCATCTTTGACATCTTGAGAAAACTTGTGGGAACTTTCACAGAGAAAGACATCGAGCTGATCCTGTTAATGCTGAAACACGTGGGCTTTTCATTGAGAAAAGACGATGCCTTGTCACTCAAGGAGCTGATCGCCGAGACCCAGGCCAAAGCCAGCCGGGCGGGCGGCGAGTTCCGGGACCAGAGCCGG ATCCGGTTTATGCTGGAGACACTGTTGGCCCTGAAGAACAACGACGTGCGGAAGATTCCGGGCTACGACCCCGAACCTGTGGAGAGGCTGCGGAAGCTGCAGAGAGCACTG GTGCGCGGCGCCGGCTCAGGGACAGAGACTCAGCTCCGTGTCTCCTGGGACAACATCCTGAACGCGGAGCAGACTGGGCGCTGGTGGATCGTGGGGTCGGCCTGGAGCGGCGCCCCGATGATTGACAACAGTCAGCAGAAGACCCCACAGAAGCGGCCCCTGGGGACG GTCAGTGCGAAGATCCTGGAACTTGCCCGGAAGCAGAGGATGAACACTGACGTCAGGAGAAACATATTTTGTACTATAATGACTAGTGAAGACTTTCTGGATGCATTTGAAAAGCTTCTAAA ACTTGGACTTAAGGATCAGCAGGAGAGGGAAATAGTCCACGTCCTCATGGATTGCTGCCTTCAGGAGAGAACGTACAACCCTTTCTATGCGTTCCTGGCCGGCAAGCTGTGTGACTACGAGAGGCGGTTTCAG ATGACTTTCCAGTTCAGCATCTGGGACAAATTTCGGGATTTAGGAAATTTGCCAGCCACTAATTTCTCTAATTTGGTTCATCTGGTGGCCCACTTGTTGAAGGCAAAATCACTGCCACTTTCCATCTTAAAG GTCGTTGAATTCAGTGAATTGGACAAACCCAGAGTCCACTTCTTAAGAAAAGTGTTATATATGCTGTTAATGGAAACAGAGGTTGAAGACCTTGGTTTAATTTTTGCAAG GGTGTCGGACAACCCCGCGCTGGGCCTGTTGCGGGAGGGCCTGAAGCTTTTCATCAGCCACTTCCTGCTGAAGGGCGGCCAGGTTCCCGGGAGCGCCGAGGAGGCCAGTGTGCTCAGGGAGAGAGCTGAGCTCACCACCAGATCTCTGCAGGGAAGGGCTTCCCTGAGGATGTAG